aaactagaAATTGCAGAAGTATGCAGAGACTAGTTCTAGCACTAAGGGATATGAGCTACAAAGAAAGGCTCAAGGAACTGAATCTAATgaccctggaggacagaagggccagGGAAGACATGGTaactatatacaaaatactcagagaaaTTGATAGGGCAGAAAGGAACAGGCTGTTTGTGAGATTGGAAACAGGTACTCAGGGACACAGGTGAGTCACAAGGACATCAGAAAGTATTTCTCAAGTCTCagggttgtcaagaagtggaatgatcttcatgaagaagtggtggaggcaaactccatacatagttttaagaataggtacaaTAGGGCCTATGAGGCTAGGAGAATGAATCTGGCAAGTGGCACACTGAGAGGTGAGCACACCTACACTTACTCTCTTTATCATAACTCACTTTTTCAGTTGTGACAGCATTCCAAGTGAGTTATATAATCATCCATACAGAAAAACTGTTCATCACATAATGGACATAGGACTTCCAACTGGGCCAAACTAAATGAATCGTCAACAATGTGACCTGACAGACTAGGAGCCCCAGAATCTAATTCCATTATTGATGAGAATTCCTCAGTTGAACAAACTTCACCCGAGTTAGATTTTATTTGGTCAACTGGAGCTGAAGGAAAAAGTGCAACAGTACTGACTAAGTTTGGTGACTGCTGAATGGTTAAATCGTTGTCCATGATGCCATTTTCATTATGATGGGGTAATGCTACCAGTTCTATTTGTTTCTCTGATGCTTGACTCTGAGCAAAAGGAATACTGGTATCTTCTGACAAAGACACATCACTGCTTCCACTAGGAATTGTGTTACTGTTTATATttttagtgtcatattctgtctgAAAGTGTATGTTCTGTAAACACTGTACATTAAAATCCACTCCCCCTAACTGCTGACTAGAATCTCCATCCTTATGGAACTCGCTATAGTCATCTGAAAATGTGTGGTGGCTACAGAGTCCAATGTATGAATTATCACAAAATTTAAATAACAGAAGAGAGTCATCACCACTCTCGCATGTAGATATAGCACACTTGCCATTACTAGACAAAATAATACAGGGATCTTGTTTTTCAGATATACTTAAAGTCTCGCTGGTAATATCCTTAGCTGATAACAATTTTAAAGATTCAGACTTGCAATTTGGAACTAAATTATTCTGGGAACCATTTACTCTACTATCTTCAGTGTGAACAATTCTTTGAGAGCTAGAACTGGAAGCATCACACCCTACTGAGATAGAACTGGAAGCATCACACCCTACTGAGCTAGAACTGGAAGCATCACACCCTACTGAGATAGAACTGGAAGCATCACAGCCTAGTGAACTACAACTGGAAGCATCACAGCCTAGTGAACTACAACTGGAAGCATCACAGCCTAGTGAACTAGAACTGGAAGCATCACAGCCTACTGGCATTTGCATTTCTCCACTTGTATTAAattttattataactttattaaaACTTGTTTTGTCTACTACTGGTAATTCGTGTTGCAACTCAGAACTGTCATTTCCAGCAGATACAACACAGATGACATTTAATGATGGTGAACGACATCCAAGTGATGACACATCCACATCTTTAACCGTAAAACTACCAACCTCCTCAGGAGAAACTACAAGTGATTTTATGTCACAGTCTACTAATGGGGAAAGAATTCTTTCATCTGACTTTTCATTAAGAATGTCAACATTTTCTTTTGATTTTAAAACAAATGAGCTTTTCACCACCTTTTCTTTGTTTTTCACTTTCCCATATAGTTTACTGTCTGTAATTTGATTAGGTATGACCAAACTTTGTTGACCAGTCAGATGAACTCCATTTGTTGAACTTAAATGATGCTTCTTCTTATGGGTATACAATGTGTTCCTATAAGCAGTTGCATACCCACATATATCACAATGAAACGGTTTTTCACCTGTCAAAGAAAACAAATTTCACTATGTGACAAAAATGAAATTGCACTGTAATAAAATCCTACACAAGAATTAACTAATGACTGCTTTGAAATTCATATTCTTCCTCAATATGAATGTtcattctattattttttaagattattattagcattattattttaacatgtcggccatttcctgccaaggcagggtacctaaaaagaaagaaaaacccaaaaagaaagaaaaaacttttatcattcaacgctttcatcaacactcatacataatcactgtctttgcagaggcagccagatacgacagttcagatgtccctccaaactgccaatatcccaaactcctcctttaaagtgcaggcattgtacttcccatttccaggactcaagtccagctaaccgatttccctgaatcccttcacaaaatattaccctgctcacactccaacagctcatcaggtctcctatctaacaagctcacgcacgcttgctggaagtccaagctcctcgcccacaaaacctcctttaccccctccttccaacctttttggggccaacccctaccctgctttccttcattctttgttccattctctaaatgaccaaaccatctcaacagcccctcttcagccccctgaataatacttttagtaactccacacctcctaatttccacaatacaaattctctgcataatatttacaccacacattgcccttagacaggacatctccgctgcctccagccacctccttgccacagcatttacaacccatgctttacactcctataagtgtgttggtaccactatactctcgtacattcccgtctttgcctccatggataacattttttgtctccacagatatttctacacaccactcaccttttttccttcatcaattctatggttaacctcatccttcataaacccatctgctgacaaaagtcaactcccaaatacctgaaaacattcacttcttccatactccctccttccaatgtgatatccattttttcttcatctaaatcgtttgataccctcattaccttacttttatctatgttcactttcaactttctacctttacacaccctcccaaactcatctactaacctgtgcaacttttctttagaatccccccaaaagcacagtatcatcagcaaaaagtaactgtgtcaactcccattttgtatttgattcccaataatttaatcccacccatctcctcaacaccctaacatttacaaccccatctataagtatgttaaacaaccatggtgacattacacatccctgtctaagacctacttttactgggaagtaatcttcctttctcctacacaccctaacctgagcttcactatcctcaaaaaattttttacagcatttagtaacttatcacctaatccatacacttgcaacatttgccacattgctctgctattcactctatcatatgccttttctaaatccataaaaatgcaatgaaaacttccctacctttatctaaatactcttcgcatatatgcttcaatgtaaacacttgatttacatatcccctacccattcttaAGCCTCCTTGCTCAGCTGCAATCCTGTTCAATATTCAATGGGGATTGTCACTGATTTACGAAAAGCTTTTAATACAGGTGACCTCTCTGTTGGGCTATATTTTTTCACTTCTCTAACAAGTGTTTCTTTTCTGTTGAGAAAGCCTGGAGCCTTTAAGAAGTTCTGTGATTCCTCTTTGTCTGTGGAGGTCagccactctcactcactcagacacacacacacacacacacacacacacacacacacacacacacacacacacacacacacacacacacacacacacaca
The Cherax quadricarinatus isolate ZL_2023a chromosome 27, ASM3850222v1, whole genome shotgun sequence genome window above contains:
- the LOC128691124 gene encoding uncharacterized protein; this translates as MSTSEEWNENLGNIDYLISCMGTLEREDVIYLEDYLVGDESPNSLSPSYWSLTKEKDEVSLSKSRTHDAGDGGGGSLFKQIGGDELENPDDPEPVANMDRNDSGDTTLRTLPQTRSTRGVTKPKFVTYESFPAVKEKPFICELCGLRLATRESRRRHILAKHIKERTNFCSVCGKTFIFKFALKAHKAVHSDTPNFICVCGMSFTVRASYMDHIKRIHRAASEIKYLCELCFKSFGDRHTLRLHLISVHKPKTIPCIQSGCDKVFSTIGLMRSHYRYHLKQRFTCDECGQSFSTESYMYKHRLTHSGIRPHVCVDCGKTYLSVSHLNKHRRAAHSSNRPFQCSFCGKCYKTKDQLTFHESSHKGEKPFHCDICGYATAYRNTLYTHKKKHHLSSTNGVHLTGQQSLVIPNQITDSKLYGKVKNKEKVVKSSFVLKSKENVDILNEKSDERILSPLVDCDIKSLVVSPEEVGSFTVKDVDVSSLGCRSPSLNVICVVSAGNDSSELQHELPVVDKTSFNKVIIKFNTSGEMQMPVGCDASSSSSLGCDASSCSSLGCDASSCSSLGCDASSSISVGCDASSSSSVGCDASSSISVGCDASSSSSQRIVHTEDSRVNGSQNNLVPNCKSESLKLLSAKDITSETLSISEKQDPCIILSSNGKCAISTCESGDDSLLLFKFCDNSYIGLCSHHTFSDDYSEFHKDGDSSQQLGGVDFNVQCLQNIHFQTEYDTKNINSNTIPSGSSDVSLSEDTSIPFAQSQASEKQIELVALPHHNENGIMDNDLTIQQSPNLVSTVALFPSAPVDQIKSNSGEVCSTEEFSSIMELDSGAPSLSGHIVDDSFSLAQLEVLCPLCDEQFFCMDDYITHLECCHN